One region of Phragmites australis chromosome 18, lpPhrAust1.1, whole genome shotgun sequence genomic DNA includes:
- the LOC133898438 gene encoding uncharacterized protein LOC133898438 has translation MASSDRLAGASPPPPPPPPPPDRPPPPPPDRPPPSPAPNQNHTAISSPLLQSSADADAPLSRWLRRLEAFLSAAGLAASTPLGVASVASALAVVGLALPVVAVTLSPCHGRGRRCDDFEVEVFEVCVLLSQLAAAAVALACVSRKMAMYGIRKFLFVDPEIGMRNRFQKEYVAKIQDFFRTLMRWIVPCFVVKVTRELFRFSHIFQESIWRSCVVLFASIMSWMYLTTIILSSCMLFNLVCNLQVIHFDDYGKLLEQDADPLVYLKEHLQLRHNLSKISHRFRVFLLLLFLSVTSSQFAILFKTTAYNGPINFTNGGDIAVSSVVQVVGLVLCLHAAAKISHRAQNIASLASRWHALATCSTDSTYATTPNSSGNLVPFPAHLFLRDYSESDLESLESASVHGSSHGTAQLASYMSSYHKRESLVLYLLANPGGITIFGWIIDRAFLNTILMLELTLVLFVLSKTVVIPAKTLVHSYIGFP, from the exons ATGGCCTCCAGCGACCGCCTCGCCGgggcatcgccgccgccgcctccgcctccgcccccTCCCGATCGTCCGCCTCCGCCCCCTCCCGATCGTCCGCCTCCGTCTCCGGCTCCGAACCAGAACCACACGGCGATCTCGTCGCCGCTGCTCCAGTCCTCCGCGGACGCGGACGCGCCGCTGTCGCGGTGGCTCCGGAGGCTGGAGGCGTTCCTCTCCGCGGCAGGGCTGGCGGCGTCTACCCCTCTAGGCGTGGCCTCTGTGGCGTCCGCGCTCGCTGTGGTGGGCCTCGCGCTGCCGGTGGTGGCTGTGACGCTCTCCCCGTGCCACGGCCGCGGGCGGCGGTGCGACGACTTCGAAGTGGAGGTGTTCGAGGTGTGCGTGCTGCTGTCGCAGTTGGCCGCAGCCGCCGTGGCGCTCGCCTGCGTGTCGAGGAAGATGGCCATGTACGGCATCCGCAAGTTCCTCTTCGTCGACCCGGAGATCGGGATGCGGAACCGATTCCAGAAGGAGTACGTCGCCAAGATCCAG GATTTCTTCCGCACACTTATGCGGTGGATAGTGCCATGCTTTGTTGTGAAGGTCACCCGAGAACTCTTCCGTTTTTCCCACATCTTCCAAGAGTCAATATGGAGATCATGTGTTGTACTATTTGCTTCCATCATGTCATGGATGTATTTGACAACAATTATATTATCCTCCTGCATGCTTTTCAACTTGGTTTGCAATCTGCAAGTTATCCACTTTGATGACTACGGCAAACTTCTAGAGCAAGATGCGGATCCTTTGGTCTATTTGAAAGAGCACCTGCAGCTCCGCCACAATCTCTCCAAAATCAGTCACAGGTTCCGTGTGTTCCTCTTGCTGCTCTTCCTTTCTGTTACATCGAGCCAGTTCGCAATTCTTTTCAAGACAACAGCCTACAATGGGCCGATCAATTTCACCAACGGTGGTGACATAGCT GTGTCTTCGGTTGTTCAAGTTGTTGGTCTCGTCCTCTGTTTACATGCTGCTGCTAAAATTTCCCACAGAGCTCAAAACATTGCTTCATTAGCTAGTCGATGGCATGCATTAGCAACATGCTCTACTGACTCTACTTATGCAACCACCCCAAACAGTTCTGGGAACCTTGTGCCCTTTCCAGCGCATCTGTTTTTGAGAGATTATTCGGAGAGTGATCTAGAGTCTCTGGAGAGTGCCTCGGTACATGGTAGTTCTCATGGCACAGCTCAATTGGCTTCGTACATGTCTTCATACCACAAGAGAGAATCACTTG TGCTGTACCTACTAGCAAACCCAGGCGGCATCACGATATTTGGCTGGATTATCGATCGAGCATTCCTAAATACCATTCTGATGCTCGAGTTAACTCTTGTTCTTTTCGTGCTTAGCAAGACCGTTGTGATCCCGGCCAAGACACTTGTACACAGTTACATCGGGTTCCCATGA